From the genome of Penaeus monodon isolate SGIC_2016 chromosome 16, NSTDA_Pmon_1, whole genome shotgun sequence, one region includes:
- the LOC119582492 gene encoding splicing factor, proline- and glutamine-rich-like, which yields MDDTTSESSYDSASDYHLYEEILYEATTASKPPQAVPPPLPARPPHLFRGGQQPLDTHPPAQPHKQQQEQPRPQQPLPPSSSSSQRPQQQQPQQEVQTQQKQAASHPVSPKHVDGPTQQPSAQSPGAAKPAPPPKPPKPARPAGPAAAGKPVPPPKPPSAALPSPAIAVTPPAPSGASQPQAKAASGKSPPQAAKDKPGQKEQEQQKGGEGAAALKPPTNKPKQRSNLYSIFRDRDHRRCLSASLQQEYHQQDYHADAQPPHPASAPATCASLAAADDDYGFKVVPHVV from the coding sequence ATGGACGACACGACCTCGGAGTCGTCCTACGACAGCGCCTCCGACTACCACCTGTACGAGGAGATCCTGTACGAGGCCACCACGGCCTCGAAGCCTCCGCAGGCTGTCCCTCCGCCTCTGCCGGCTCGGCCTCCGCACCTCTTTCGCGGCGGCCAGCAGCCCCTGGACACGCACCCCCCGGCGCAGCCCCAcaagcagcagcaggagcagccGCGGCCTCAGcagcccttgcctccctcctcctcctcctcgcagcgaccgcagcagcagcagccccaACAAGAAGTACAAACCCAGCAGAAGCAGGCGGCCAGTCACCCGGTGTCCCCGAAGCACGTAGACGGCCCGACGCAGCAGCCGTCGGCGCAGAGTCCCGGCGCCGCCAAGCCCGCGCCGCCCCCCAAGCCCCCGAAGCCAGCGCGGCCGGCGGGCCCGGCTGCCGCAGGGAAGCCGGTGCCGCCGCCGAAGCCCCCGTCGGCGGCGCTCCCCTCGCCCGCCATCGCCGTCACGCCGCCGGCCCCCTCCGGCGCCTCGCAGCCGCAGGCCAAGGCCGCCAGCGGCAAGTCGCCCCCGCAGGCCGCGAAGGACAAGCCGGGGCAGAAGGAGCAGGAGCAGCAGAAGGGCGGCGAGGGCGCAGCCGCCCTCAAGCCTCCCACCAACAAGCCCAAGCAGAGGAGCAACCTGTACTCCATCTTCCGCGACCGCGACCACCGCCGCTGCCTCTCGGCCTCCCTCCAGCAGGAGTACCACCAGCAGGACTATCACGCGGACGCGCAGCCCCCGCACCCCGCCTCCGCCCCCGCCACGTGCGCCTCCCTGGCCGCGGCTGACGACGACTACGGCTTCAAGGTGGTGCCCCACGTGGTCTAA